In Passer domesticus isolate bPasDom1 chromosome 1, bPasDom1.hap1, whole genome shotgun sequence, one DNA window encodes the following:
- the NDUFAF6 gene encoding NADH dehydrogenase (ubiquinone) complex I, assembly factor 6 isoform X6: MRMQFWRDAVEDIYGDNPPHQPVATELWRAVKRHNLTKMWFMKIIDEREKNLDDRPYRNIQELETYAENTQSALLYLTLETLGVRDIHADHAASHIGKAQGIVTCLRATPYHCTRQKVFLPMDICMLHGVSQEDFIRGKQEKNVRDVIYDIASQAHIHLEHARSFSKKVPVKAYPAFFCTVALDDYLYNMRKVDFNIFHPSLQKKSTLLPLYLYIRSWKKTY, from the exons ATGCGGATGCAGTTCTGGAGGGACGCTGTGGAGGACATATACGGCGATAACCCACCACATCAGCCCGTTGCTACAGAACTGTGGAGG GCTGTCAAGAGGCATAACTTGACTAAAATGTGGTTCATGAAGATCATAGATGAAAGA GAGAAGAATTTGGATGATAGGCCATACCGTAACATCCAGGAGCTGGAAACATACGCTGAGAACACTCAGAGTGCTCTCTTGTACCTCACCTTGGAAACACTGG GTGTGAGGGACATCCATGCTGACCATGCAGCCAGCCACATTGGGAAAGCACAAGGCATAGTTACCTGTTTAAGAGCAACTCCATATCACTGTACAAGACAAAAGGTCTTTCTTCCCATGGACATTTGTATGTTG CATGGAGTTTCACAAGAGGATTTCATAAGAGGCaagcaagagaaaaatgtgAGAGATGTAATCTATGACATCGCCAGCCAGGCCCATATTCACCTAGAACAT GCTAGATCTTTCAGTAAGAAAGTTCCTGTGAAGGCGTATCCTGCTTTTTTCTGTACG gTTGCTTTAGATGATTATTTATATAACATGCGGAAAGTGGACTTCAATATATTTCATCCAAGCTTACAAAAGAAGAGTACATTATTACCATTGTATTTGTATATTAGATCTTGGAAAAAAACATATTAA
- the NDUFAF6 gene encoding NADH dehydrogenase (ubiquinone) complex I, assembly factor 6 isoform X1, with protein sequence MAGGMAGGMARAALRRAGLQHRLARPPALGGRAAAAGWSGPAAGGAVQYCAELVRKRDYEGFLCSLLLPAESRTSAFALRAFNVELAQIKDSITQKTTGLMRMQFWRDAVEDIYGDNPPHQPVATELWRAVKRHNLTKMWFMKIIDEREKNLDDRPYRNIQELETYAENTQSALLYLTLETLGVRDIHADHAASHIGKAQGIVTCLRATPYHCTRQKVFLPMDICMLHGVSQEDFIRGKQEKNVRDVIYDIASQAHIHLEHARSFSKKVPVKAYPAFFCTVALDDYLYNMRKVDFNIFHPSLQKKSTLLPLYLYIRSWKKTY encoded by the exons atGGCGGGCGGCATGGCGGGCGGCATGGcgcgggcagcgctgcggcgCGCCGGCCTCCAGCACCGCCTGGCGCGGCCGCCGGCGCTCGGCgggagggcggcggcggcgggctgGAGCGGCCCGGCGGCCGGAGGAGCGGTGCAGTACTGCGCCGAGCTGGTGCG GAAGCGTGACTATGAAGGGTTTCTGtgttctctgctgctgcctgcggAATCTCGAACCTCTGCTTTTGCCTTGAGAGCCTTCAATGTGGAACTGGCTCAG ATTAAAGACTCCATAACTCAGAAGACGACAGGTTTGATGCGGATGCAGTTCTGGAGGGACGCTGTGGAGGACATATACGGCGATAACCCACCACATCAGCCCGTTGCTACAGAACTGTGGAGG GCTGTCAAGAGGCATAACTTGACTAAAATGTGGTTCATGAAGATCATAGATGAAAGA GAGAAGAATTTGGATGATAGGCCATACCGTAACATCCAGGAGCTGGAAACATACGCTGAGAACACTCAGAGTGCTCTCTTGTACCTCACCTTGGAAACACTGG GTGTGAGGGACATCCATGCTGACCATGCAGCCAGCCACATTGGGAAAGCACAAGGCATAGTTACCTGTTTAAGAGCAACTCCATATCACTGTACAAGACAAAAGGTCTTTCTTCCCATGGACATTTGTATGTTG CATGGAGTTTCACAAGAGGATTTCATAAGAGGCaagcaagagaaaaatgtgAGAGATGTAATCTATGACATCGCCAGCCAGGCCCATATTCACCTAGAACAT GCTAGATCTTTCAGTAAGAAAGTTCCTGTGAAGGCGTATCCTGCTTTTTTCTGTACG gTTGCTTTAGATGATTATTTATATAACATGCGGAAAGTGGACTTCAATATATTTCATCCAAGCTTACAAAAGAAGAGTACATTATTACCATTGTATTTGTATATTAGATCTTGGAAAAAAACATATTAA
- the NDUFAF6 gene encoding NADH dehydrogenase (ubiquinone) complex I, assembly factor 6 isoform X3: MTERKRDYEGFLCSLLLPAESRTSAFALRAFNVELAQIKDSITQKTTGLMRMQFWRDAVEDIYGDNPPHQPVATELWRAVKRHNLTKMWFMKIIDEREKNLDDRPYRNIQELETYAENTQSALLYLTLETLGVRDIHADHAASHIGKAQGIVTCLRATPYHCTRQKVFLPMDICMLHGVSQEDFIRGKQEKNVRDVIYDIASQAHIHLEHARSFSKKVPVKAYPAFFCTVALDDYLYNMRKVDFNIFHPSLQKKSTLLPLYLYIRSWKKTY; encoded by the exons ATGACAGAAAG GAAGCGTGACTATGAAGGGTTTCTGtgttctctgctgctgcctgcggAATCTCGAACCTCTGCTTTTGCCTTGAGAGCCTTCAATGTGGAACTGGCTCAG ATTAAAGACTCCATAACTCAGAAGACGACAGGTTTGATGCGGATGCAGTTCTGGAGGGACGCTGTGGAGGACATATACGGCGATAACCCACCACATCAGCCCGTTGCTACAGAACTGTGGAGG GCTGTCAAGAGGCATAACTTGACTAAAATGTGGTTCATGAAGATCATAGATGAAAGA GAGAAGAATTTGGATGATAGGCCATACCGTAACATCCAGGAGCTGGAAACATACGCTGAGAACACTCAGAGTGCTCTCTTGTACCTCACCTTGGAAACACTGG GTGTGAGGGACATCCATGCTGACCATGCAGCCAGCCACATTGGGAAAGCACAAGGCATAGTTACCTGTTTAAGAGCAACTCCATATCACTGTACAAGACAAAAGGTCTTTCTTCCCATGGACATTTGTATGTTG CATGGAGTTTCACAAGAGGATTTCATAAGAGGCaagcaagagaaaaatgtgAGAGATGTAATCTATGACATCGCCAGCCAGGCCCATATTCACCTAGAACAT GCTAGATCTTTCAGTAAGAAAGTTCCTGTGAAGGCGTATCCTGCTTTTTTCTGTACG gTTGCTTTAGATGATTATTTATATAACATGCGGAAAGTGGACTTCAATATATTTCATCCAAGCTTACAAAAGAAGAGTACATTATTACCATTGTATTTGTATATTAGATCTTGGAAAAAAACATATTAA
- the NDUFAF6 gene encoding NADH dehydrogenase (ubiquinone) complex I, assembly factor 6 isoform X2, translating into MAGGMAGGMARAALRRAGLQHRLARPPALGGRAAAAGWSGPAAGGAVQYCAELVRKRDYEGFLCSLLLPAESRTSAFALRAFNVELAQIKDSITQKTTGLMRMQFWRDAVEDIYGDNPPHQPVATELWRAVKRHNLTKMWFMKIIDEREKNLDDRPYRNIQELETYAENTQSALLYLTLETLGVRDIHADHAASHIGKAQGIVTCLRATPYHCTRQKVFLPMDICMLHGVSQEDFIRGKQEKNVRDVIYDIASQAHIHLEHVALDDYLYNMRKVDFNIFHPSLQKKSTLLPLYLYIRSWKKTY; encoded by the exons atGGCGGGCGGCATGGCGGGCGGCATGGcgcgggcagcgctgcggcgCGCCGGCCTCCAGCACCGCCTGGCGCGGCCGCCGGCGCTCGGCgggagggcggcggcggcgggctgGAGCGGCCCGGCGGCCGGAGGAGCGGTGCAGTACTGCGCCGAGCTGGTGCG GAAGCGTGACTATGAAGGGTTTCTGtgttctctgctgctgcctgcggAATCTCGAACCTCTGCTTTTGCCTTGAGAGCCTTCAATGTGGAACTGGCTCAG ATTAAAGACTCCATAACTCAGAAGACGACAGGTTTGATGCGGATGCAGTTCTGGAGGGACGCTGTGGAGGACATATACGGCGATAACCCACCACATCAGCCCGTTGCTACAGAACTGTGGAGG GCTGTCAAGAGGCATAACTTGACTAAAATGTGGTTCATGAAGATCATAGATGAAAGA GAGAAGAATTTGGATGATAGGCCATACCGTAACATCCAGGAGCTGGAAACATACGCTGAGAACACTCAGAGTGCTCTCTTGTACCTCACCTTGGAAACACTGG GTGTGAGGGACATCCATGCTGACCATGCAGCCAGCCACATTGGGAAAGCACAAGGCATAGTTACCTGTTTAAGAGCAACTCCATATCACTGTACAAGACAAAAGGTCTTTCTTCCCATGGACATTTGTATGTTG CATGGAGTTTCACAAGAGGATTTCATAAGAGGCaagcaagagaaaaatgtgAGAGATGTAATCTATGACATCGCCAGCCAGGCCCATATTCACCTAGAACAT gTTGCTTTAGATGATTATTTATATAACATGCGGAAAGTGGACTTCAATATATTTCATCCAAGCTTACAAAAGAAGAGTACATTATTACCATTGTATTTGTATATTAGATCTTGGAAAAAAACATATTAA
- the NDUFAF6 gene encoding NADH dehydrogenase (ubiquinone) complex I, assembly factor 6 isoform X5 — MYPFQIKDSITQKTTGLMRMQFWRDAVEDIYGDNPPHQPVATELWRAVKRHNLTKMWFMKIIDEREKNLDDRPYRNIQELETYAENTQSALLYLTLETLGVRDIHADHAASHIGKAQGIVTCLRATPYHCTRQKVFLPMDICMLHGVSQEDFIRGKQEKNVRDVIYDIASQAHIHLEHARSFSKKVPVKAYPAFFCTVALDDYLYNMRKVDFNIFHPSLQKKSTLLPLYLYIRSWKKTY; from the exons ATGTATCCTTTCCAGATTAAAGACTCCATAACTCAGAAGACGACAGGTTTGATGCGGATGCAGTTCTGGAGGGACGCTGTGGAGGACATATACGGCGATAACCCACCACATCAGCCCGTTGCTACAGAACTGTGGAGG GCTGTCAAGAGGCATAACTTGACTAAAATGTGGTTCATGAAGATCATAGATGAAAGA GAGAAGAATTTGGATGATAGGCCATACCGTAACATCCAGGAGCTGGAAACATACGCTGAGAACACTCAGAGTGCTCTCTTGTACCTCACCTTGGAAACACTGG GTGTGAGGGACATCCATGCTGACCATGCAGCCAGCCACATTGGGAAAGCACAAGGCATAGTTACCTGTTTAAGAGCAACTCCATATCACTGTACAAGACAAAAGGTCTTTCTTCCCATGGACATTTGTATGTTG CATGGAGTTTCACAAGAGGATTTCATAAGAGGCaagcaagagaaaaatgtgAGAGATGTAATCTATGACATCGCCAGCCAGGCCCATATTCACCTAGAACAT GCTAGATCTTTCAGTAAGAAAGTTCCTGTGAAGGCGTATCCTGCTTTTTTCTGTACG gTTGCTTTAGATGATTATTTATATAACATGCGGAAAGTGGACTTCAATATATTTCATCCAAGCTTACAAAAGAAGAGTACATTATTACCATTGTATTTGTATATTAGATCTTGGAAAAAAACATATTAA
- the TP53INP1 gene encoding tumor protein p53-inducible nuclear protein 1 isoform X4 has protein sequence MFQRLNNMLMGEIDSLSSQEPEFSEKEDDEWILVDFIDTCTNCSVEEADLVEASAADSSPVFSCLSSPLEHLPEASESCFIQFESCPMEESWFITPPPCFTAGGLTTIKVETSPMENLLIEHPSMSVYAVHNTCHGLSETGCGDEEFHSPGSPRAKKSCLRHTGTTGGPK, from the exons ATGTTCCAGAGGTTAAATAACATGCTCATGGGAGAGATTGATAGCTTGtccagccaagagccagagttcAGTGAGAAAGAAGATGACGAGTGGATTCTGGTTGACTTTATAG ACACTTGCACTAATTGCTCCGTGGAGGAAGCAGACCTTGTTGAAGCATCGGCCGCGGACAGCTCGCCCGTCTTCTCGTGTTTGTCTTCTCCCTTGGAACACTTGCCGGAGGCCAGCGAGTCTTGCTTCATCCAGTTTGAGTCATGTCCTATGGAGGAGAGCTGGTTTATTACCCCTCCCCCGTGTTTTACTGCAGGTGGATTAACCACTATCAAAGTGGAGACCAGTCCGATGGAGAACCTGTTAATAGAGCATCCCAGCATGTCTGTGTATGCTGTCCACAATACCTGTCACGGCCTCAGTGAGACTGGATGTGGGGATGAGGAGTTCCACAGCCCAGGTAGCCCCAG GGCCAAGAAAAGCTGCTTAAGGCACACTGGCACA
- the NDUFAF6 gene encoding NADH dehydrogenase (ubiquinone) complex I, assembly factor 6 isoform X7 has protein sequence MWNWLRQIKDSITQKTTGLMRMQFWRDAVEDIYGDNPPHQPVATELWRAVKRHNLTKMWFMKIIDEREKNLDDRPYRNIQELETYAENTQSALLYLTLETLGVRDIHADHAASHIGKAQGIVTCLRATPYHCTRQKVFLPMDICMLHGVSQEDFIRGKQEKNVRDVIYDIASQAHIHLEHVALDDYLYNMRKVDFNIFHPSLQKKSTLLPLYLYIRSWKKTY, from the exons ATGTGGAACTGGCTCAGGCAG ATTAAAGACTCCATAACTCAGAAGACGACAGGTTTGATGCGGATGCAGTTCTGGAGGGACGCTGTGGAGGACATATACGGCGATAACCCACCACATCAGCCCGTTGCTACAGAACTGTGGAGG GCTGTCAAGAGGCATAACTTGACTAAAATGTGGTTCATGAAGATCATAGATGAAAGA GAGAAGAATTTGGATGATAGGCCATACCGTAACATCCAGGAGCTGGAAACATACGCTGAGAACACTCAGAGTGCTCTCTTGTACCTCACCTTGGAAACACTGG GTGTGAGGGACATCCATGCTGACCATGCAGCCAGCCACATTGGGAAAGCACAAGGCATAGTTACCTGTTTAAGAGCAACTCCATATCACTGTACAAGACAAAAGGTCTTTCTTCCCATGGACATTTGTATGTTG CATGGAGTTTCACAAGAGGATTTCATAAGAGGCaagcaagagaaaaatgtgAGAGATGTAATCTATGACATCGCCAGCCAGGCCCATATTCACCTAGAACAT gTTGCTTTAGATGATTATTTATATAACATGCGGAAAGTGGACTTCAATATATTTCATCCAAGCTTACAAAAGAAGAGTACATTATTACCATTGTATTTGTATATTAGATCTTGGAAAAAAACATATTAA
- the TP53INP1 gene encoding tumor protein p53-inducible nuclear protein 1 isoform X3 encodes MFQRLNNMLMGEIDSLSSQEPEFSEKEDDEWILVDFIADTCTNCSVEEADLVEASAADSSPVFSCLSSPLEHLPEASESCFIQFESCPMEESWFITPPPCFTAGGLTTIKVETSPMENLLIEHPSMSVYAVHNTCHGLSETGCGDEEFHSPGSPRAKKSCLRHTGTTGGPK; translated from the exons ATGTTCCAGAGGTTAAATAACATGCTCATGGGAGAGATTGATAGCTTGtccagccaagagccagagttcAGTGAGAAAGAAGATGACGAGTGGATTCTGGTTGACTTTATAG CAGACACTTGCACTAATTGCTCCGTGGAGGAAGCAGACCTTGTTGAAGCATCGGCCGCGGACAGCTCGCCCGTCTTCTCGTGTTTGTCTTCTCCCTTGGAACACTTGCCGGAGGCCAGCGAGTCTTGCTTCATCCAGTTTGAGTCATGTCCTATGGAGGAGAGCTGGTTTATTACCCCTCCCCCGTGTTTTACTGCAGGTGGATTAACCACTATCAAAGTGGAGACCAGTCCGATGGAGAACCTGTTAATAGAGCATCCCAGCATGTCTGTGTATGCTGTCCACAATACCTGTCACGGCCTCAGTGAGACTGGATGTGGGGATGAGGAGTTCCACAGCCCAGGTAGCCCCAG GGCCAAGAAAAGCTGCTTAAGGCACACTGGCACA
- the NDUFAF6 gene encoding NADH dehydrogenase (ubiquinone) complex I, assembly factor 6 isoform X4 — MWNWLRQIKDSITQKTTGLMRMQFWRDAVEDIYGDNPPHQPVATELWRAVKRHNLTKMWFMKIIDEREKNLDDRPYRNIQELETYAENTQSALLYLTLETLGVRDIHADHAASHIGKAQGIVTCLRATPYHCTRQKVFLPMDICMLHGVSQEDFIRGKQEKNVRDVIYDIASQAHIHLEHARSFSKKVPVKAYPAFFCTVALDDYLYNMRKVDFNIFHPSLQKKSTLLPLYLYIRSWKKTY, encoded by the exons ATGTGGAACTGGCTCAGGCAG ATTAAAGACTCCATAACTCAGAAGACGACAGGTTTGATGCGGATGCAGTTCTGGAGGGACGCTGTGGAGGACATATACGGCGATAACCCACCACATCAGCCCGTTGCTACAGAACTGTGGAGG GCTGTCAAGAGGCATAACTTGACTAAAATGTGGTTCATGAAGATCATAGATGAAAGA GAGAAGAATTTGGATGATAGGCCATACCGTAACATCCAGGAGCTGGAAACATACGCTGAGAACACTCAGAGTGCTCTCTTGTACCTCACCTTGGAAACACTGG GTGTGAGGGACATCCATGCTGACCATGCAGCCAGCCACATTGGGAAAGCACAAGGCATAGTTACCTGTTTAAGAGCAACTCCATATCACTGTACAAGACAAAAGGTCTTTCTTCCCATGGACATTTGTATGTTG CATGGAGTTTCACAAGAGGATTTCATAAGAGGCaagcaagagaaaaatgtgAGAGATGTAATCTATGACATCGCCAGCCAGGCCCATATTCACCTAGAACAT GCTAGATCTTTCAGTAAGAAAGTTCCTGTGAAGGCGTATCCTGCTTTTTTCTGTACG gTTGCTTTAGATGATTATTTATATAACATGCGGAAAGTGGACTTCAATATATTTCATCCAAGCTTACAAAAGAAGAGTACATTATTACCATTGTATTTGTATATTAGATCTTGGAAAAAAACATATTAA
- the LOC135306579 gene encoding proline-rich protein 2-like: protein MGYLRKCQLPTVPEHLLEKPSKGDEVCARQEANTREANLPAEGRAAAPPRPPPGGSTRPRPERHGHGAELRTAPAPLPSPAGRTRPPAVRSRENAKSPRPRCPPGGEKPGWAHGKTGTPPPLSTAQTAGDHPTPDTGGAPGARSSPHSELTRTAAAQPAPRRLRGALCCQGPAQLTDRPPATPPPPLRQWAPPPPVANARDGRAGSGGGGAEPPGPAPRPAPRVVAGGAGRSGP, encoded by the exons ATGGGCTACCTAAGGAAATGCCAACTGCCTACAGTGCCTGAGCACCTTCTTGAGAAG CCTAGCAAAGGAGACGAGGTATGTGCTAGGCAAGAAGCAAACACAAGAGAAGCGAACCTCCCGGCCGAGGGCCGAGCGGCGGCtcccccgcggccgccgccagGAGGCTCCACACGGCCGCGGCCCGAGCGGCACGGGCACGGCGCGGAGCTGCGCACCGCCCCGGCTCCGCTCCCCAGCCCGGCCGGACGGACGAGACCACCGGCCGTCCGCAGCCGGGAGAACGCCAAAAGCCCCCGGCCTCGGTGCCCTCCCGGCGGAGAGAAGCCGGGATGGGCGCACGGGAAAACGGGGACGCCGCCGCCGCTCTCCACCGCTCAGACCGCGGGGGACCACCCCACCCCGGACACGGGCGGCGCGCCCGGTGCCCGCAGCTCCCCGCACAGCGAACTCACCCGGACCGCAGCCGCCCagcccgcgccccgccgcctCCGCGGAGCCCTTTGTTgtcagggcccggcgcagctgacGGACCGGCCGCCGGCCAcgccccccccgcccctccGCCAAtgggcgccgccgccgcctgtCGCTAACGCACGTGACGGGCGGGCGGGGAGCGGAGGGGGCGGGGCGGagccgccgggccccgcccctCGGCCCGCCCCGCGGGTTGTGGCGGGTGGGGCGGGCAGGAGCGGGCCGTGA